The Nitrospira sp. sequence AGTCTGGTCAGCTTCAACATAGGGGTCGAACTCGGCCAGCTCGTTATCGTCGCCGCGTTCTTACCACTGGCCTACCTACTCCGCCACTCATGGTCATATCCGAGGCTGGTGCTCATCGGGGGTTCGTGGGCGGTGATTGCCATCGCGCTCGTCTGGTTCACCGAACGAGTTTTCGATCTCCAGCTGTTTCCCCTTTAGCCGGTTACTAAGACCCGCGCTTTAGGAAAGCTTCCTCATCGCTCTCTTCAAGCCTACTCAACCTCATTCAGGCCAAGCCTATCCAATAGTTAGACGAGATCTCAATTTTGGCTGGGATAGGTCTGAGCGGGGTGGAGTGAGGTGGGCTTGAGCACAAGATGAGCACAATCGGCTGGGGTGAACCCCTTGGATGAGACAGTTTGGAATTAAGCGTTGGCCGGGGAGTGTTTGGCTCATCCGTCTTCTTGAGCTCTCCTCTTCCTGTCGAGTGCTATGTGAATACTCCCGGCTACCACATGCTGCACCAAGTTATAAAAGATGATGGGAACCATGACGCGGGGGTAGGCGGCCAGCACGAGCGAGGCCAATACGAGGCCTGTTCCGTTGTTATTCATTCCCAGTCCATACATAAGGACGTTGGCGACCAACCCGGTCATCAAGAGCCATTTGTGATCAAAGAGTGCTTTCAGGTGAGCTGCTTTCAGCCCGAGCCCGGCATTGAACATGAGGATTGCAAGGAGAACCAAGAGAACCGAGATGGGGGTCCCCGTTCCGGAGAATGAAAGGGTGCCAAAAGAGATCTGTCTGATCGCAAGCCCTGGCCTGGGATAGACCGCAGCCAGCGCATAGACACCGAGGAGGAACTAGAGGAGGTGATGATGTACGAGCTGAGACAGGCCAAGAAATGTAAATTTCCTCGCTTCCATCTCCTCATGCCTCTGGCATCGAAGTCTCAGTGAGGATAACGATCCTGGCAAGAGATATCGAAAAGAGATTTTCTAGACTCAATTTTCAATCTGCAAGGGTGAATCCAAAAACCTCTGCTATGCCTGTCATCGTGAAAGCACTAAATATTGAGGCTGTGATGGTTTATAGGAGTGGCTCAAGAACACTGATTTGGGACTATGCCAGATAATCTAAAGGTAGATCGAGCTGAAATAGCTACATAGCAACTGCAGACTTTTCTCCAGGGTCAAGGGCCGGCGGCTGTTGGCTCTAGTGCGGTGGGAGGCGTCTTGTCGCTCATCGAGCAGGCGACCACCGGAAACGGAAATACATGAACCGCTGTTCGGATTCCCACGGAGTAAGATGTGTCTCTCGCCGAACCTCCTGCAGAGTGAACTCTGACCCCAACTCCATGATGAGGGTTTGCTCATCGTAGCGCATGACAGCGAGGTCACTGCATTGTGGTGGCCCATCCACCGCAAAGGTGGCAACAATAACCGTGCCGCCCGGCTGCAAGGTGCGTCGCAATGCCGCAACGTATCCGCGCCGGTCTTTCGGAGCTATCAGAAAATGGAATACTGCCCGGTCGTGCCAGAGGCCAAAGCGATGCGGAGGCTCGAACGTGGTCACGTCAGTTTCAAACCACTCCACATCAGCGGCTCGGGCCCCGAGGCGAGCGCGGGTCTGAGTCAGCACGTCTCCGGACACATCGAGCACAGCGAGCTGGGTGTACCCGGCATCAAGCAGGCAGTCAATGAGTATGGATGCCCCACCGCCAACGTCGATAACTCCGGCATCCTTGCGCAACCCTGACGCGGTGATGAGCGCCAGTGAAAGCTCAGGGCGGCGCTGATACCAGCTCACATCCTGCGCCCCCTTAGTCTGATAAACGTGGTTCCAGTGTTGTTGACGGTTCATGTGCGTGCCAAAGCGTTACTGTTTGAACCCTAAGAGACTGGTCGATAGTCACAGAGAAATCAAGATGAAGGGTTGGGATTACCTGGGAGGATTATGAACGCTGCCTCAAATGGCTCTGTAAAGCTCCTTATTCGTAACGAATCATTTCTACGCTCCAAGTCCAACGCATCACTGCGCTTCATGACATCAGCCGACCACTTGCGGCCGCTTTTTCGGACGCGGTTTCTTGGTTTTCTGAGCCATCGGAACCTCCGTTCAACTGGTCCCGTTAGTCAATCTTGGCGGTCGGCGGACGGAACGACCAAGGCACGCTCCTGCTCCTCATCATAATAACTCCGAGGATATGCGACGATACCGCAGGAATTCCCTAGCTGAGTTCCCGCCGTACCGATTTCTTGATGACAGGGA is a genomic window containing:
- a CDS encoding class I SAM-dependent methyltransferase, translated to MNRQQHWNHVYQTKGAQDVSWYQRRPELSLALITASGLRKDAGVIDVGGGASILIDCLLDAGYTQLAVLDVSGDVLTQTRARLGARAADVEWFETDVTTFEPPHRFGLWHDRAVFHFLIAPKDRRGYVAALRRTLQPGGTVIVATFAVDGPPQCSDLAVMRYDEQTLIMELGSEFTLQEVRRETHLTPWESEQRFMYFRFRWSPAR